One genomic segment of Impatiens glandulifera chromosome 6, dImpGla2.1, whole genome shotgun sequence includes these proteins:
- the LOC124941667 gene encoding putative protein TPRXL, translating into SPSSSSSPPSSPPSSPPSPSSPPSSPPSPSSTSSLSSSPSSSPSSSSSSPSSSSPSSSSSSPSSSPSSSPSSSSSSPSSSSSSSPSSSSSSSSSSPSSSPSSSSSS; encoded by the coding sequence tcgccatcatcatcatcatcgccaCCATCATCGCCACCATCATCACCACCATCACCATCATCACCACCATCATCGCCACCATCgccatcatcaacatcatcactatcatcatcgccatcatcatcaccatcatcatcatcatcatcgccatcatcatcatcaccatcatcatcatcatcatcgccatcatcatcgccatcatcatcgccatcatcatcatcatcatcgccatcatcatcatcatcatcatcgccatcatcatcatcatcatcatcatcatcgtcgcCATCATCAtcgccatcatcatcatcatcatca